In one Mycoplasmopsis canis PG 14 genomic region, the following are encoded:
- a CDS encoding MHO_4530 family protein: MNIFHYLIILLLFAFLIVILVGFLIISYLYYRSSSGIINFKVDKNNNRVIRISNKYHFLSTIFDSQNSNFKEFNFLSLNDFLDYFKEDSRDKISKQFEGFIPEGKSEVLEVYINSKYRKNFSLIDRILVVLDKTITRTPSYTLTIHQDSASDYICSLKWSKISHRVQKFRIKEHSKNAKFEIKEKNTVVIGALIKPEFYLKNLRVADIYEIYSIFNFAPKKTFYFKEEGMVYFVLKNIKQNKYKEYVTIINDLNQSSNINKVFSTLTIFKFHEIVDEKNKLDLKNVLKYSLYNIYCRPQEIDLFINFDHKILQEKKFIEFSDMLNKYDVLNNSSENDFFIRKSVIVKYNKNEKGNLYLYECQIKNLAISDSWIRFFKQIPYLEYKYQKIWYNYIADYSRDNTQNPMVKISQEVFLDKQFNVSIDKPLCLVYANNNAFMSELLKEKILKNSENKIYTALYIETIDRALINIINTVDKLKVIIIGEKISQNLSDWSVAYDCLSIISLAKTKNIQVVFENPKKDLDELIVEKLNIKYAFDSSLNN, encoded by the coding sequence ATGAATATTTTTCATTATTTAATAATTCTTTTACTTTTTGCTTTCCTCATAGTAATATTAGTTGGTTTTCTTATTATTTCTTATTTATATTACAGATCATCATCCGGTATTATAAATTTTAAAGTTGATAAGAACAACAATAGAGTAATCAGAATAAGTAACAAATACCATTTTCTTTCTACTATTTTCGATAGTCAAAACTCTAATTTTAAAGAGTTCAACTTTCTTAGTTTAAATGATTTTTTGGATTACTTCAAAGAGGATTCAAGAGATAAAATTAGTAAACAATTTGAAGGTTTTATCCCGGAAGGAAAATCAGAAGTATTAGAAGTTTATATTAATAGTAAATATAGAAAAAACTTTTCTTTAATAGATAGAATATTAGTTGTTTTAGATAAAACTATAACAAGAACCCCTTCTTACACATTAACAATACATCAAGATAGTGCAAGTGATTATATTTGTTCTTTAAAATGATCTAAAATATCTCATAGAGTGCAAAAGTTTAGAATAAAAGAACATTCGAAAAATGCTAAATTTGAGATAAAAGAAAAAAACACCGTTGTAATAGGTGCATTAATAAAGCCTGAGTTTTATTTAAAAAACTTAAGAGTTGCTGATATTTATGAAATTTATAGCATTTTTAATTTTGCTCCTAAAAAAACATTTTATTTTAAAGAAGAAGGTATGGTTTATTTTGTTTTAAAAAACATTAAACAAAATAAGTATAAAGAGTATGTAACTATAATAAATGACCTAAATCAAAGTTCTAATATTAATAAAGTTTTTTCTACATTAACTATTTTTAAATTTCACGAAATAGTTGATGAAAAAAATAAATTAGACTTAAAAAATGTTTTAAAGTATTCTCTTTATAACATTTATTGCAGACCGCAGGAAATAGATTTATTTATTAATTTTGATCACAAAATTCTTCAAGAGAAAAAATTCATTGAATTTTCTGATATGTTAAATAAATATGATGTTTTAAACAATAGTAGCGAAAATGATTTTTTTATAAGAAAATCAGTCATTGTAAAATATAATAAAAACGAAAAAGGTAATTTGTATTTATATGAATGCCAAATAAAAAATTTAGCAATTAGTGATAGCTGGATTAGATTTTTCAAACAAATACCATATTTAGAATATAAGTATCAAAAAATTTGATACAACTATATCGCAGATTATTCAAGAGATAACACACAAAATCCAATGGTTAAAATTTCTCAAGAAGTTTTTCTTGATAAACAATTTAATGTTTCCATTGATAAACCTTTATGTTTAGTATACGCAAACAATAATGCTTTTATGTCGGAATTACTTAAAGAAAAGATATTAAAGAATTCAGAAAATAAAATATATACTGCCTTATATATCGAAACAATAGACAGAGCTCTAATAAACATTATAAATACAGTTGATAAGTTAAAAGTAATAATTATTGGAGAGAAAATTTCACAAAACCTTTCCGATTGATCAGTGGCTTATGATTGTTTAAGCATTATTTCTTTAGCGAAAACAAAAAACATACAAGTTGTTTTCGAAAATCCAAAAAAAGATTTAGATGAGTTAATAGTAGAAAAATTAAATATAAAATATGCTTTTGACTCTTCGTTAAATAATTAA